A single genomic interval of Corylus avellana chromosome ca10, CavTom2PMs-1.0 harbors:
- the LOC132163686 gene encoding RHOMBOID-like protein 1, translating into MRRASSSSAAQIEVKVHPESPAPATTSSAPRAVGSDEALRVFRRWVPWLVPSFVVANIAFFVVTMYVNNCPKNSTSCIARFLGRFSFQTLKENPLLGPSSSTLQKMGALEVEKVVHGHQAWRLISCIWLHAGVFHILANMLSLVFIGIRLEQEFGFVRIGLLYIISGFGGSLLSALFIQSRISVGASGALFGLLGGMLSELITNWTIYANKLAALLTLLFIIIINLAVGILPHVDNFAHIGGFLSGFLLGFVFLIRPQFGWVNQRISPGYIAITVKSKHKTYQYVLLVLSLTLLIAGFTAGLIFLLRGVNLNDRCSWCHYLSCVPTSKWNCKTEQVLCQSSQMGNQLNMTCLGNGRSNIYMLSDINDSQVQQLCSQLCN; encoded by the exons ATGCGGAGGGCCTCATCCTCATCGGCGGCCCAGATCGAGGTCAAGGTCCACCCGGAGAGTCCCGCTCCCGCAACGACGTCGTCAGCGCCTCGAGCGGTCGGCAGCGACGAGGCATTGAGGGTGTTCAGGCGATGGGTGCCGTGGCTAGTGCCGAGCTTCGTGGTGGCGAACATTGCGTTCTTCGTGGTGACCATGTACGTGAACAACTGCCCCAAGAATTCCACCTCCTGCATCGCCAGGTTCTTGGGCAGGTTCTCCTTCCAGACCCTCAAGGAGAACCCCCTTCTGGGTCCCTCTTCGTCCAC GTTACAGAAGATGGGTGCTCTAGAAGTGGAGAAAGTTGTCCATGGGCACCAGGCATGGCGTCTGATCTCTTGTATATGGTTACATGCTGGGGTTTTTCATATACTCGCCAATATGTTGAGTCTTGTATTTATTGGAATTCGGCTTGAGCAAGAATTTGGGTTTG TTCGAATTGGATTGCTTTATATCATATCTGGTTTTGGAGGGAGTTTGTTGTCAGCTCTTTTTATTCAATCGCGAATCTCTGTTGGTGCGTCCGGTGCACTTTTTGGTTTACTAGGAGGCATGCTTTCAGAGCTGATTACAAATTGGACAATATATGCAAATAAG TTGGCAGCGCTGTTGACTCTTCTTTTCATCATCATAATAAATTTAGCAGTTGGAATCCTACCACACGTGGACAATTTTGCTCATATTGGAGGATTTCTTTCTGGCTTTCTTCTTGGATTTGTGTTTTTGATTCGTCCCCAGTTTGGATGGGTTAACCAGAGAATTTCTCCTGGATATATTGCAATTACTGTTAAATCTAAACACAAGACATATCAGTATGTACTGTTGGTTCTCTCTCTTACACTATTGATTGCCGG GTTTACAGCTGGGCTGATTTTTCTCCTTCGAGGGGTTAATCTGAATGATCGCTGCTCCTGGTGCCATTATTTAAGCTGTGTCCCTACCTCAAAATGGAACTGCAAAACAGAACAAGTTCTTTGTCAG TCAAGCCAAATGGGGAACCAACTGAACATGACATGCCTAGGCAATGGAAGAAGCAACATCTATATGTTGTCTGATATTAATGATTCCCAGGTTCAGCAGCTATGTTCTCAGCTTTGCAATTGA
- the LOC132164398 gene encoding probable xyloglucan galactosyltransferase GT11 isoform X2 has product MDWPIIGKCRNRLWLVVLASFLLWLVLFCFYYSAPMVGDNFVKSVNFGDSNSVFSPGNSNESINELLGTNFISEETDFVKPAKDKDAAKNSYNPFTNFSAGDYGLENFDHIVTKVYPNNQTHIAQNEVDQSVNGVSSLENAEEPDQKRFKPDEKISKDSCSGRYIYVHHLPRGFNEDMLRHCRSLSNWTNMCLFTANMGLGPSLADSERVFSKTSWFATNQFLLEVIFHNRMKQYKCLTNDSSMASAIFVPYYAGLDVSRFLWYSNTSMRDAASLDLVKWLRRKPEWKKMWGRDHFMVAGRITWDFRRVSEKDSDWGNKLMLLPASRNMTMLVIESSPWDNNDFAIPYPTYFHPSSDNEVFRWQSRMRRQKRRYFFSFAGAPRPNLRDSIRTEIIEQCRASAGRKCRLLECRDRANKCYNPSHLMKMFQSSVFCLQPPGDSFTRRSAFDSILAANDVKSGKVSIQKILLRIPKEKVRAMREEVIRLIPRVIYAHPRSRLETLEDAFDITVKGVLERVERIRREMREGKNTSYAFAEEFSWKYNLVGTTVGEHEWDPLFARL; this is encoded by the exons ATGGACTGGCCAATCATTGGCAAGTGCCGCAACCGATTATGGTTAGTTGTCTTGGCCTCTTTTCTTCTGTGGCTCGTATTGTTTTGCTTCTATTATTCGGCTCCTATGGTTGGTGATAACTTTGTCAAATCTGTCAATTTTGGAGACTCTAATTCTGTATTTTCGCCTGGGAATTCCAATGAAAGCATTAACGAATTGCTTGGTACAAATTTTATTAGCGAAGAAACTGATTTTGTAAAGCCTGCAAAAGACAAGGATGCAGCAAAAAATTCGTACAACCCGTTTACCAATTTTTCAGCCGGGGATTATGGGCTTGAAAATTTTGATCATATAGTGACAAAAGTGTACCCCAACAATCAAACACACATTGCACAGAACGAAGTGGATCAGTCTGTTAATGGGGTTTCTAGTTTAGAGAATGCAGAAGAACCAGATCAGAAGAGGTTTAAACCCGATGAGAAAATCTCCAAAGATTCCTGTTCGGGTAGATACATTTATGTCCATCATCTTCCTCGCGGGTTCAACGAAGACATGCTCAGGCATTGCCGGTCACTTAGTAATTGGACAAATATGTGTCTTTTTACGGCAAACATGGGGCTTGGTCCCTCTCTTGCAGATTCTGAGAGGGTATTCTCAAAGACAAGTTGGTTTGCGACAAACCAATTCTTGCTGGAAGTCATCTTCCACAACAGAATGAAACAGTACAAGTGTCTGACAAATGACTCATCAATGGCTTCAGCAATCTTTGTACCGTATTATGCCGGCCTCGACGTTTCTCGCTTCCTCTGGTATTCAAACACATCGATGAGAGATGCTGCTTCCCTTGATCTTGTCAAGTGGCTCAGAAGAAAGCCAGAGTGGAAGAAAATGTGGGGCAGAGATCATTTCATGGTTGCCGGAAGAATTACATGGGATTTTAGGAGAGTAAGTGAGAAGGATTCTGATTGGGGTAATAAGCTAATGCTCTTGCCGGCGTCGAGGAATATGACGATGTTGGTGATTGAATCAAGCCCTTGGGACAACAACGACTTCGCCATTCCTTATCCGACATACTTCCACCCTTCAAGCGACAATGAAGTTTTCCGGTGGCAGAGCAGAATGAGGAGGCAGAAAAGGCGGTATTTCTTCTCTTTCGCCGGCGCCCCAAGACCCAATCTTCGAGATTCTATTCGTACTGAGATTATCGAACAGTGCCGGGCTTCTGCAGGGAGGAAATGTAGGCTGCTGGAATGCAGAGACCGCGCAAACAAGTGCTACAATCCATCTCACTTGATGAAAATGTTCCAATCTTCTGTGTTCTGCTTGCAGCCTCCAGGGGATTCATTCACCAGGCGCTCTGCTTTTGACTCGATTTTGGCAG CAAACGATGTCAAAAGTGGGAAAGTCAGCATCCAAAAGATACTACTTCGGATTCCCAAAGAGAAGGTGCGGGCTATGAGAGAGGAAGTCATACGGCTGATTCCAAGAGTAATCTATGCACACCCAAGATCAAGATTGGAGACCCTTGAAGATGCTTTTGATATTACCGTTAAGGGTGTTCTTGAAAGAGTAGAGAGAATTAGGAGGGAGATGAGAGAGGGGAAGAATACTAGTTATGCTTTTGCAGAGGAATTTAGTTGGAAGTATAATTTGGTTGGGACGACGGTTGGGGAGCATGAATGGGATCCTCTCTTTGCCAGACTGTAG
- the LOC132164398 gene encoding probable xyloglucan galactosyltransferase GT11 isoform X1, translating to MDWPIIGKCRNRLWLVVLASFLLWLVLFCFYYSAPMVGDNFVKSVNFGDSNSVFSPGNSNESINELLGTNFISEETDFVKPAKDKDAAKNSYNPFTNFSAGDYGLENFDHIVTKVYPNNQTHIAQNEVDQSVNGVSSLENAEEPDQKRFKPDEKISKDSCSGRYIYVHHLPRGFNEDMLRHCRSLSNWTNMCLFTANMGLGPSLADSERVFSKTSWFATNQFLLEVIFHNRMKQYKCLTNDSSMASAIFVPYYAGLDVSRFLWYSNTSMRDAASLDLVKWLRRKPEWKKMWGRDHFMVAGRITWDFRRVSEKDSDWGNKLMLLPASRNMTMLVIESSPWDNNDFAIPYPTYFHPSSDNEVFRWQSRMRRQKRRYFFSFAGAPRPNLRDSIRTEIIEQCRASAGRKCRLLECRDRANKCYNPSHLMKMFQSSVFCLQPPGDSFTRRSAFDSILAGCIPVFFHPGSAYVQYLWHLPKDYTKYSVFIPANDVKSGKVSIQKILLRIPKEKVRAMREEVIRLIPRVIYAHPRSRLETLEDAFDITVKGVLERVERIRREMREGKNTSYAFAEEFSWKYNLVGTTVGEHEWDPLFARL from the coding sequence ATGGACTGGCCAATCATTGGCAAGTGCCGCAACCGATTATGGTTAGTTGTCTTGGCCTCTTTTCTTCTGTGGCTCGTATTGTTTTGCTTCTATTATTCGGCTCCTATGGTTGGTGATAACTTTGTCAAATCTGTCAATTTTGGAGACTCTAATTCTGTATTTTCGCCTGGGAATTCCAATGAAAGCATTAACGAATTGCTTGGTACAAATTTTATTAGCGAAGAAACTGATTTTGTAAAGCCTGCAAAAGACAAGGATGCAGCAAAAAATTCGTACAACCCGTTTACCAATTTTTCAGCCGGGGATTATGGGCTTGAAAATTTTGATCATATAGTGACAAAAGTGTACCCCAACAATCAAACACACATTGCACAGAACGAAGTGGATCAGTCTGTTAATGGGGTTTCTAGTTTAGAGAATGCAGAAGAACCAGATCAGAAGAGGTTTAAACCCGATGAGAAAATCTCCAAAGATTCCTGTTCGGGTAGATACATTTATGTCCATCATCTTCCTCGCGGGTTCAACGAAGACATGCTCAGGCATTGCCGGTCACTTAGTAATTGGACAAATATGTGTCTTTTTACGGCAAACATGGGGCTTGGTCCCTCTCTTGCAGATTCTGAGAGGGTATTCTCAAAGACAAGTTGGTTTGCGACAAACCAATTCTTGCTGGAAGTCATCTTCCACAACAGAATGAAACAGTACAAGTGTCTGACAAATGACTCATCAATGGCTTCAGCAATCTTTGTACCGTATTATGCCGGCCTCGACGTTTCTCGCTTCCTCTGGTATTCAAACACATCGATGAGAGATGCTGCTTCCCTTGATCTTGTCAAGTGGCTCAGAAGAAAGCCAGAGTGGAAGAAAATGTGGGGCAGAGATCATTTCATGGTTGCCGGAAGAATTACATGGGATTTTAGGAGAGTAAGTGAGAAGGATTCTGATTGGGGTAATAAGCTAATGCTCTTGCCGGCGTCGAGGAATATGACGATGTTGGTGATTGAATCAAGCCCTTGGGACAACAACGACTTCGCCATTCCTTATCCGACATACTTCCACCCTTCAAGCGACAATGAAGTTTTCCGGTGGCAGAGCAGAATGAGGAGGCAGAAAAGGCGGTATTTCTTCTCTTTCGCCGGCGCCCCAAGACCCAATCTTCGAGATTCTATTCGTACTGAGATTATCGAACAGTGCCGGGCTTCTGCAGGGAGGAAATGTAGGCTGCTGGAATGCAGAGACCGCGCAAACAAGTGCTACAATCCATCTCACTTGATGAAAATGTTCCAATCTTCTGTGTTCTGCTTGCAGCCTCCAGGGGATTCATTCACCAGGCGCTCTGCTTTTGACTCGATTTTGGCAGGTTGTATCCCAGTTTTCTTTCATCCGGGGTCAGCTTATGTTCAATATCTATGGCATTTACCCAAAgattataccaaatattctGTGTTTATACCAGCAAACGATGTCAAAAGTGGGAAAGTCAGCATCCAAAAGATACTACTTCGGATTCCCAAAGAGAAGGTGCGGGCTATGAGAGAGGAAGTCATACGGCTGATTCCAAGAGTAATCTATGCACACCCAAGATCAAGATTGGAGACCCTTGAAGATGCTTTTGATATTACCGTTAAGGGTGTTCTTGAAAGAGTAGAGAGAATTAGGAGGGAGATGAGAGAGGGGAAGAATACTAGTTATGCTTTTGCAGAGGAATTTAGTTGGAAGTATAATTTGGTTGGGACGACGGTTGGGGAGCATGAATGGGATCCTCTCTTTGCCAGACTGTAG